One window from the genome of Streptomyces sp. NBC_01476 encodes:
- a CDS encoding MFS transporter produces the protein MNREHRGPNEKLGALLALAGISNAGLARRVNDLGAQRGLTLRYDKTSVARWVTKGMVPQGAAPHLIAAAIAGKLGRPVPLHEIGLADADPAPEVGLAFPRDVGEAVKSATDLWRLDLAGRRGPGGGGIWQSLAGSFAVSAYVTPASRWLITPADATVARDAPAPGMAHVGHTDVTKLREAAEDARRWDSKYGGGDWRSGMVPECLRVEAAPLLLGSYSDDVGRSLFGATAELTRLAGWMAFDTGQQEAAQRYYIQALRLARAAADVPLGGYVLASMSLQATYRNFADEGVDLAQAALERNRGLATARTMSFFHLVEARAHAKAGEAAACGASLAAAEALLERAREGDADPSWLGFYSYDRLAADAAECYRDLRIPRQVQRFTEQALARPTEEFVRSHGLRLVVSAVAELESGNLDACCAAGVKAVEVAGRISSARTTEYVRDLLHRLEPYNDEPRVLELRERARPLLAAPA, from the coding sequence GTGAACAGAGAACACCGCGGGCCGAACGAGAAACTCGGCGCCCTTCTCGCTCTGGCGGGTATCAGCAACGCCGGACTCGCCCGACGGGTCAACGACCTGGGCGCGCAACGTGGTCTGACCCTGCGTTATGACAAGACGTCGGTGGCCCGCTGGGTCACCAAGGGCATGGTCCCGCAAGGTGCGGCCCCCCATCTGATCGCCGCGGCCATCGCCGGCAAGCTCGGCAGACCGGTCCCGCTCCACGAGATAGGTCTGGCCGACGCCGACCCGGCGCCCGAGGTCGGCCTCGCCTTCCCGCGCGATGTCGGCGAGGCGGTGAAATCGGCCACCGATCTGTGGCGGTTGGATCTCGCCGGGCGCCGTGGCCCGGGCGGTGGCGGCATCTGGCAGAGCTTGGCCGGATCTTTCGCAGTCAGCGCTTACGTCACTCCGGCGTCCCGCTGGCTGATCACCCCGGCCGACGCCACGGTGGCCCGCGACGCCCCGGCCCCCGGCATGGCGCATGTCGGCCACACCGATGTCACCAAGCTCCGCGAGGCGGCCGAGGACGCCCGCCGCTGGGACTCCAAGTACGGTGGCGGCGACTGGCGTTCGGGCATGGTCCCGGAGTGCCTGCGGGTCGAGGCGGCGCCGCTGCTGCTCGGCTCCTACAGCGACGACGTGGGCCGTTCGCTCTTCGGCGCCACCGCCGAACTCACCCGGCTGGCCGGGTGGATGGCCTTCGACACCGGCCAGCAGGAAGCCGCCCAGCGCTATTACATCCAGGCGCTCCGGCTCGCCCGGGCCGCCGCGGACGTACCGCTCGGCGGTTACGTTCTCGCCTCCATGTCGCTCCAGGCCACCTACCGCAACTTCGCCGACGAGGGCGTCGACCTCGCCCAGGCGGCCCTGGAGCGCAACCGCGGTCTCGCCACCGCCCGCACCATGAGCTTCTTCCACCTCGTCGAGGCCCGCGCCCACGCCAAGGCCGGCGAGGCCGCGGCCTGCGGCGCCTCACTGGCCGCCGCCGAGGCGCTGCTGGAACGCGCCCGGGAGGGCGACGCCGACCCCAGCTGGCTCGGCTTCTACTCCTACGACCGCCTGGCCGCCGACGCCGCCGAGTGCTACCGCGACCTGCGCATCCCCCGCCAGGTCCAGCGCTTCACCGAGCAGGCGCTGGCCCGGCCCACCGAGGAGTTCGTCCGCTCGCACGGCCTGCGGCTGGTGGTCTCGGCCGTCGCGGAGCTGGAGTCGGGCAACCTCGACGCGTGCTGCGCGGCCGGCGTCAAGGCGGTGGAGGTGGCCGGCCGCATCTCCTCGGCCCGCACCACGGAGTACGTCCGCGACCTCCTGCACCGCCTGGAGCCGTACAACGACGAACCCCGCGTGCTCGAACTGCGCGAAAGGGCTCGCCCGCTGCTGGCCGCTCCGGCATGA
- a CDS encoding PrsW family intramembrane metalloprotease produces MHYVPRRSFWESKGVRTGALFTGLAVCGVVILALVRQHIGTGPFLIGLGLAILPVPLLLWAYLWLDRVAPSPWQNIVFAIAWGACAATLVAIFANEYGQKLVTSTFSGTPSQSDRWGATFVAPLVEESAKGAAVLLLFLFRRRSFESIVDGIVLAGVAATGFAFTENILYLGTAVNEDRDLGSSILGSTTAGTFVVRVLMTPFAHPLFTSMTGIGFALAATVRPGRHWRWRWVPPLAGWVLAMALHGTWNATSLTSPTVFLTVYFAVMLPAFGLLVGLAFWARSNELRTVRTHLAVYAAAGWLARGEPAALGSMAARGTARREARRLQGEAAARTVRDYIAFATHLAFLRAAATRGAPPPDFTARESELLHHLWTRKPWAQPALLAAASPPPPYLLPPPRPWPPPPPYTPWLPPPVGGKHL; encoded by the coding sequence GTGCACTACGTACCCCGCCGCTCCTTCTGGGAGAGCAAGGGCGTTCGGACCGGCGCGCTCTTCACCGGGCTCGCGGTCTGCGGCGTGGTCATCCTCGCGCTGGTGCGGCAGCACATAGGCACCGGGCCGTTCCTGATCGGCCTGGGCCTGGCGATCCTGCCGGTGCCGCTGCTGCTGTGGGCGTACCTCTGGCTGGACCGGGTGGCGCCGAGCCCCTGGCAGAACATCGTCTTCGCCATCGCGTGGGGCGCGTGCGCGGCGACGCTGGTGGCGATCTTCGCCAACGAGTACGGGCAGAAGCTCGTCACCTCCACCTTCTCCGGTACGCCCTCGCAGTCCGACCGCTGGGGCGCGACCTTCGTCGCGCCACTGGTGGAGGAGTCCGCGAAGGGCGCCGCCGTCCTGCTGCTCTTCCTCTTCCGCCGCCGCAGCTTCGAGTCGATCGTGGACGGCATCGTGCTGGCGGGGGTGGCGGCTACGGGCTTCGCGTTCACCGAGAACATCCTCTACCTGGGCACGGCGGTCAACGAGGACCGGGACCTCGGGTCGTCGATCCTGGGCTCCACGACGGCCGGCACCTTCGTGGTGCGGGTGCTGATGACGCCGTTCGCGCACCCGCTCTTCACGTCCATGACCGGGATCGGCTTCGCGCTCGCGGCGACGGTACGGCCCGGCCGCCACTGGCGCTGGCGCTGGGTCCCGCCGCTGGCCGGCTGGGTGCTGGCGATGGCGCTGCACGGCACGTGGAACGCCACGTCGCTGACCTCCCCGACGGTCTTCCTCACCGTCTACTTCGCGGTGATGCTCCCCGCCTTCGGCCTCCTGGTCGGGCTGGCCTTCTGGGCCCGTTCCAACGAGCTGCGTACCGTCCGCACGCACCTGGCCGTCTATGCCGCCGCCGGCTGGCTGGCCCGCGGCGAACCCGCCGCCCTGGGCTCGATGGCCGCGCGGGGCACCGCCCGCCGCGAGGCCCGCCGCCTCCAGGGCGAGGCGGCGGCCCGCACCGTACGGGACTACATCGCCTTCGCGACCCACCTCGCCTTCCTCCGCGCCGCCGCGACCCGCGGCGCCCCGCCCCCCGACTTCACGGCACGCGAGTCCGAACTCCTCCACCACCTGTGGACCCGCAAACCCTGGGCCCAACCGGCCCTCCTCGCCGCCGCCTCCCCACCACCCCCCTACCTCCTCCCCCCACCCCGCCCCTGGCCCCCACCACCCCCCTACACCCCCTGGCTCCCGCCGCCGGTGGGCGGCAAGCACTTGTAG
- a CDS encoding helix-turn-helix domain-containing protein: MTPSSDTPDPYADPLVFGQRLQILRNRRGLTRDQLGGLLGRSASWVKGVESGRLKTPKLELILGIAEILRVRDLAELTGSQTVHVDLFAGPGHPRLPAVKAAVDAFPVSTPHEAPPTAHLRARLDRAWAARHKSPNHRDVVGALLPDLIRDAQTAVRQADRAGERRAAQAILSESYALCQFFVAYQPDAPLLWRVAERGLISAQESEDPRAIGVAAWLATQAHRDSGYAHFDAADAVNLATLAHLTPLLPDAPNQVLAIAGALTFEAGYTAARRGETGTAWRYWDQARAIAERLPADFYDPVTSFSRAIMGAHAVTVAVELHAGGESVRQAAAADAVTIPSRPRRARHRIEEARGYQLDGQPDAALATLDKAHEAAPETIKYNGYAKRIVLEEAESKIPARRRRASELAEKMGLLAA, encoded by the coding sequence GTGACGCCTTCAAGCGATACACCGGACCCGTACGCCGACCCACTGGTCTTCGGTCAGCGCCTCCAGATCCTCCGGAATCGGAGGGGCCTCACCCGCGATCAGTTGGGCGGCCTGCTGGGACGCTCCGCATCGTGGGTCAAGGGTGTCGAGAGCGGTCGGTTGAAGACACCGAAGCTCGAACTGATCCTCGGCATCGCCGAAATCCTACGCGTACGCGATCTAGCCGAACTGACGGGCAGTCAGACCGTTCACGTGGATCTGTTTGCCGGCCCAGGGCATCCCCGGCTCCCTGCCGTGAAGGCCGCGGTCGATGCCTTCCCCGTCTCCACCCCCCACGAGGCGCCGCCGACTGCACACCTACGGGCACGGCTTGACCGCGCCTGGGCCGCACGGCACAAGTCGCCCAACCACCGCGATGTGGTGGGAGCTCTCCTGCCAGATCTGATCCGGGACGCGCAGACCGCTGTCCGACAGGCTGACCGGGCCGGAGAACGCCGTGCAGCTCAGGCCATCCTGAGTGAGTCGTATGCGTTGTGCCAGTTCTTCGTCGCTTACCAGCCCGACGCGCCGTTGCTGTGGCGAGTGGCGGAACGCGGCCTGATCTCAGCCCAAGAGAGCGAAGATCCACGGGCTATCGGCGTGGCTGCCTGGCTGGCCACTCAGGCTCACCGGGACTCTGGCTATGCCCACTTCGACGCCGCCGATGCGGTGAACTTGGCAACACTCGCGCACCTGACGCCCCTCCTGCCGGATGCCCCCAACCAGGTTCTCGCCATCGCCGGCGCGTTGACCTTTGAGGCCGGATATACAGCGGCACGGCGAGGCGAAACCGGAACTGCGTGGCGATACTGGGACCAAGCTCGCGCCATAGCTGAGCGCTTGCCTGCCGACTTCTATGACCCGGTCACTTCATTCTCGCGGGCAATCATGGGGGCTCACGCCGTCACCGTGGCTGTCGAGTTGCACGCCGGCGGCGAATCCGTACGACAGGCCGCCGCCGCCGATGCGGTGACGATCCCGTCCCGGCCACGTCGTGCTCGCCACCGCATCGAGGAAGCACGCGGCTACCAACTGGATGGCCAACCGGATGCGGCCCTGGCCACCCTAGATAAGGCACATGAGGCTGCGCCGGAGACGATCAAGTACAACGGATATGCGAAGCGGATCGTCCTGGAGGAGGCCGAGTCGAAGATCCCCGCTCGCAGGCGCCGGGCGTCCGAACTCGCCGAAAAGATGGGTCTGCTGGCGGCGTGA
- a CDS encoding DUF6907 domain-containing protein, producing the protein MTATATSGTAIAPDLSTGEEQRRTTVRARSVHTWTISTTSGYTATGYLPSWAENDPSDANLPLKLLTTRIADISHRRFFEGKKMLVVAPDAKGVAEEEHVLRGSIDCNPYADDPRARVPVFNIQLYPDYWLLGLDPEQVGEVAAQLRAQAELFDDTVRPALIDARDDWQKNHTQFVGH; encoded by the coding sequence ATGACAGCAACAGCCACTAGCGGGACGGCTATTGCCCCCGATTTATCCACTGGTGAGGAGCAGCGCCGCACCACCGTGCGTGCGCGCTCGGTCCACACATGGACCATTTCCACCACTAGCGGCTATACCGCGACGGGATATCTTCCCTCGTGGGCGGAAAACGATCCCAGTGACGCCAATCTGCCTCTGAAACTGCTGACGACCCGAATAGCCGACATCAGTCACCGTCGGTTCTTTGAGGGTAAGAAGATGCTTGTCGTTGCTCCGGATGCGAAGGGGGTGGCGGAGGAGGAGCACGTCCTCCGCGGTAGTATCGACTGCAATCCCTATGCCGACGACCCCCGGGCACGGGTGCCGGTCTTCAACATCCAACTCTACCCTGACTACTGGCTACTCGGCCTCGACCCGGAGCAAGTCGGCGAGGTGGCCGCACAATTGCGCGCTCAAGCCGAACTTTTCGATGACACGGTACGACCAGCGCTGATTGATGCCCGCGACGACTGGCAGAAGAATCACACCCAATTCGTCGGCCACTAG
- the lhgO gene encoding L-2-hydroxyglutarate oxidase, whose protein sequence is MTTDLTVIGAGIVGLATAYALTRAAPRASVTVLEKESAPARHQTGRNSGVIHSGIYYRPGTLKARYALAGNAETAAFAASHGVPYEITGKLIVATTPPELPRLHALVQRGREHGLTVRELGPAQIAAYEPEVAGLAAIHVGSTGVVDFAAITAVLARLVTEAGGTIHYGRRVTAIERDTDAGVTVRVAGGAPHRTRVLVNCAGLHSDRVARLAGTDPGMRIVPFRGEFYELVPERRGLVRGLVYPVPDPDFPFLGVHLTRDVHGGVHLGPNAVPALAREGYHRGTVRLRDLAGTAAFPGTWRIARRHWRHEVGELRRSFSKRAFTADARRLLPALRPADLVPAPAGVRAQAVLPDGTLVDDFLFGGSGPFVHVLNAPSPAATAALPIGREVARRALEALEGAGPPAA, encoded by the coding sequence GTGACCACGGATCTCACGGTGATCGGCGCCGGCATCGTGGGCCTGGCGACGGCCTACGCGCTCACCCGCGCCGCCCCGCGCGCCTCCGTCACGGTGCTGGAGAAGGAGTCCGCCCCGGCCCGCCACCAGACCGGGCGGAACAGCGGCGTCATCCACAGCGGCATCTACTACCGCCCCGGCACCCTCAAGGCGCGGTACGCGCTGGCCGGCAACGCGGAGACCGCCGCGTTCGCCGCGAGCCACGGCGTCCCGTACGAGATCACCGGCAAGCTCATCGTCGCCACCACGCCCCCCGAACTCCCCCGCCTGCACGCCCTGGTCCAGCGCGGCCGGGAGCACGGCCTGACCGTACGCGAGCTCGGTCCGGCGCAGATCGCCGCGTACGAGCCCGAGGTGGCGGGCCTGGCCGCGATCCACGTCGGCTCCACCGGCGTCGTCGACTTCGCCGCGATCACCGCCGTACTGGCCCGGCTGGTCACGGAGGCGGGCGGCACGATCCACTACGGGCGGCGGGTCACCGCGATCGAGCGGGACACGGACGCCGGGGTCACCGTCCGGGTCGCGGGCGGCGCCCCGCACCGCACCCGGGTGCTGGTCAACTGCGCCGGCCTGCACAGCGACCGCGTCGCCCGGCTGGCCGGCACCGACCCGGGCATGCGGATCGTCCCCTTCCGCGGGGAGTTCTACGAGCTGGTCCCGGAGCGCCGCGGGCTGGTGCGCGGCCTGGTGTACCCGGTGCCGGACCCGGACTTCCCGTTCCTCGGCGTCCACCTCACCCGGGACGTCCACGGCGGGGTCCACCTCGGCCCCAACGCGGTGCCCGCGCTCGCCCGCGAGGGATACCACCGCGGTACGGTCCGGCTGCGCGACCTGGCCGGCACCGCGGCCTTCCCCGGCACCTGGCGGATCGCCCGCCGCCACTGGCGGCACGAGGTCGGTGAGCTGCGGCGCTCCTTCTCCAAGCGCGCCTTCACCGCCGACGCCCGCCGCCTGCTGCCGGCGCTGCGCCCCGCCGACCTGGTGCCGGCGCCCGCGGGGGTGCGGGCCCAGGCGGTGCTCCCCGACGGCACGCTGGTCGACGACTTCCTCTTCGGCGGCTCCGGCCCCTTCGTTCACGTCCTCAACGCCCCCTCCCCCGCGGCCACCGCCGCGCTCCCGATCGGCCGCGAGGTCGCCCGCCGGGCGCTGGAGGCGCTGGAGGGAGCGGGGCCGCCGGCGGCGTGA
- a CDS encoding asparagine synthase-related protein produces MRWLVGWSSTTAGPVPGSAQARNRTLQPVGAQLLWGEPDPLWAVGDWRPDEIRVVTADPAWAGGNGRSTNGGTSYGSAYDGSAYGGPYANGRPYQRPYGERGPEHGGGPTGNGPNGYAGIARLAVLGRCGASDSELRLGLVAARGGALRHVTAWPGSYTAVLQLGRRITVLGDLAGARPVFHTRWSGGTAYATAALPLADLIEAGLDVTHLAATLACPDAPEALLDGTPYLGVRRVPPGHALILRDGAPEITGYEPTASLAVGHQQASSADTEAAVEGVRDALVDAVRARLAQPRFVPDGDEAPAPGIGADLSGGSASATLALLAAGLPGMPGTLPGTPGSLAGERLLAVTFNDLVGGGSAAPREAELERARAMGTDPRLRHIVVPGGAEALPYADLAGGALGPLTDEPGPSLILAERHRRRLAAGGADHLIGYGARQVLDAHPARLADLLMDRRRRHLLRPMAALTRADGAATGHSALVPFTVPVTVYRAARRLARMPYQQGVEDAAMRLMRREFADAGGGARGGPLAASLAAMAWVRPGPAARWLTGEALAEVSVRLQDAARRPWPLERPGERRARAALARHAADYRVLEQAAAVPSQRLHAPFLDNQVVRACRALPSAVRVRPGARAEVLREVLEGAGVRELPAGWGASSVSSVAGGAVRQGLRAAIDPLLDLFEAPLLADAGLIEAGTIREALESAARGEPVGLDGLGELVAVELWLRRLLARRGSCWTGGAGESEQRAVASGVQRLSL; encoded by the coding sequence ATGCGGTGGTTGGTGGGGTGGAGCAGTACCACCGCGGGTCCCGTTCCCGGGTCCGCCCAGGCGCGCAACCGCACGCTCCAGCCGGTCGGCGCCCAACTCCTGTGGGGTGAACCCGATCCGCTCTGGGCGGTGGGCGACTGGCGGCCGGACGAGATCAGGGTGGTCACCGCGGACCCGGCCTGGGCCGGCGGCAACGGCCGCAGCACCAACGGCGGTACGTCCTACGGGTCCGCCTACGACGGCAGCGCGTACGGCGGTCCGTACGCCAACGGGCGGCCCTACCAGCGGCCTTACGGCGAACGCGGCCCGGAGCACGGCGGCGGCCCCACCGGCAACGGCCCCAACGGCTACGCCGGCATCGCCCGGCTCGCGGTGCTCGGCCGGTGCGGCGCCAGCGACTCCGAACTGCGCCTCGGCCTGGTGGCGGCCCGCGGCGGCGCGCTGCGCCATGTGACCGCCTGGCCCGGCAGTTACACCGCCGTCCTCCAACTCGGCCGCCGCATCACGGTGCTGGGCGACCTGGCCGGCGCCCGCCCGGTCTTCCACACCCGCTGGTCCGGCGGTACGGCCTACGCCACCGCCGCGCTGCCGCTCGCCGACCTGATCGAGGCCGGGCTCGACGTCACCCACCTCGCCGCCACCCTGGCCTGCCCCGACGCCCCCGAGGCGCTGCTGGACGGCACCCCCTACCTCGGCGTACGCCGGGTGCCGCCGGGCCACGCGCTGATCCTGCGGGACGGGGCGCCCGAGATCACCGGGTACGAACCGACGGCCTCGCTCGCCGTGGGCCACCAGCAGGCCAGCTCCGCGGACACCGAAGCGGCGGTCGAGGGCGTACGGGACGCGCTCGTCGACGCCGTACGGGCCCGGCTGGCGCAACCCCGCTTCGTCCCCGACGGCGACGAGGCACCGGCGCCCGGCATCGGCGCGGACCTCTCCGGCGGCAGCGCCTCCGCGACGCTCGCCCTGCTCGCCGCCGGACTGCCCGGCATGCCGGGCACCCTGCCGGGGACCCCGGGGTCACTGGCCGGGGAACGGCTGCTCGCGGTCACCTTCAACGACCTCGTGGGCGGCGGCTCGGCCGCCCCCCGCGAGGCCGAGCTGGAACGGGCCCGCGCGATGGGCACCGACCCGCGGCTGCGGCACATCGTCGTGCCCGGCGGCGCGGAAGCGCTCCCCTACGCCGACCTGGCCGGCGGCGCGCTCGGCCCGCTCACCGACGAACCCGGCCCCTCGCTGATCCTCGCCGAACGCCACCGCCGCCGGCTCGCCGCGGGCGGCGCCGACCACCTGATCGGCTACGGCGCCCGGCAGGTGCTCGACGCGCACCCGGCCCGCCTGGCCGACCTGCTGATGGACCGCCGCCGCCGGCATCTGCTGCGTCCGATGGCCGCGCTGACCAGGGCGGACGGCGCGGCGACCGGGCACTCGGCGCTGGTGCCCTTCACCGTGCCTGTCACCGTCTACCGGGCCGCCAGGCGGCTGGCCCGCATGCCGTATCAACAGGGTGTGGAGGACGCGGCGATGCGGCTGATGCGCCGCGAGTTCGCCGACGCGGGCGGGGGCGCGCGAGGCGGGCCGCTCGCCGCGTCGCTGGCCGCGATGGCGTGGGTGCGGCCCGGGCCGGCCGCCCGCTGGCTCACCGGCGAGGCGCTCGCCGAGGTGTCGGTACGGCTCCAGGACGCGGCCCGCCGCCCCTGGCCGCTGGAACGCCCCGGCGAACGGCGCGCCCGCGCGGCGCTGGCCCGGCACGCGGCCGACTACCGGGTGCTGGAACAGGCGGCGGCGGTGCCGTCCCAGCGGCTGCACGCGCCCTTCCTCGACAACCAGGTGGTACGCGCCTGCCGGGCACTGCCCAGCGCGGTACGGGTACGGCCCGGGGCCCGCGCCGAGGTGCTGCGCGAGGTGCTGGAGGGCGCCGGGGTCCGCGAGCTGCCGGCCGGCTGGGGCGCCTCGTCGGTCTCGTCGGTGGCCGGCGGGGCCGTACGGCAGGGACTGCGGGCCGCGATCGACCCGCTGCTCGACCTCTTCGAGGCGCCGCTGCTCGCCGACGCGGGGCTGATCGAGGCGGGCACGATCCGGGAGGCGCTGGAGTCGGCGGCCCGCGGTGAGCCGGTCGGCCTGGACGGGCTCGGCGAACTCGTCGCGGTCGAGCTGTGGCTGCGGCGGCTGCTGGCCCGCCGGGGCTCGTGCTGGACCGGCGGGGCGGGGGAGTCGGAGCAGCGGGCGGTGGCGTCGGGGGTGCAGCGGCTTTCGCTGTGA
- a CDS encoding Uma2 family endonuclease, producing MDYERLRAIAEELAVHAPDGVRGYEIRGDEIVMMMSPSRPHELNALRIRQQLDQQLDPSLVAHTGGEVEDPSLGRLRRPDVIVVPYAAFNEDTMDPFHPQDVALVVEVVSPSNHSNDYVEKVQDYSAMGIESYLLVDPRKSTITVFTDPGSGPEGPRYRAQHDYAFGDPITVGPWVLATTELRPYPNPA from the coding sequence ATGGACTACGAGCGTCTCCGCGCCATCGCCGAGGAACTGGCCGTACACGCGCCGGACGGCGTTCGCGGCTACGAAATCCGCGGCGACGAAATCGTCATGATGATGTCGCCGTCAAGGCCACACGAGCTGAACGCGTTGCGCATCCGTCAGCAGCTCGACCAGCAACTCGACCCTTCTCTCGTCGCCCACACCGGAGGGGAAGTGGAGGACCCGTCGCTCGGCCGGCTGCGCCGTCCCGATGTGATCGTCGTCCCCTACGCGGCCTTCAACGAAGACACCATGGATCCCTTCCACCCCCAGGACGTGGCTCTGGTCGTGGAGGTGGTGTCGCCTTCGAATCACTCCAACGACTACGTCGAAAAGGTCCAGGACTACTCGGCGATGGGCATCGAGAGCTATCTCCTGGTCGACCCTCGCAAGAGCACCATCACCGTCTTCACCGACCCCGGGTCAGGCCCTGAGGGGCCCCGCTACCGCGCGCAGCACGACTACGCCTTCGGTGACCCCATCACTGTCGGCCCCTGGGTCCTCGCCACCACCGAGCTCCGGCCGTACCCAAATCCGGCCTGA
- a CDS encoding DNA polymerase III subunit delta' produces MTVWDDVVGQARTVAELTTAASHAAELVDGAVTGAGAEGAAGPAVRAGSSMTHAWLFTGPPGSGRSTAARAFAAALQCVSPDKALGAAPGCGFCDGCHTTLVGTHADVEAVRTDVLSIGVKETRDLVRRASMSPAGGRWQVILLEDADRLTEGAANVLLKAIEEPAPRTVWLLCAPSVEDALPTIRSRCRLLTLRTPSVADVADVLTRRDGIDPGLAATVARATQGHIGRARRLASDESARSRRATVLRLPLRVADIGGCLRAAQELVDSATEDAKAVAEGVDAKETEEMRAALGAAAGLGSRMPRGTAGAMKDLADRQKRRSTRTQRDTLDLALTDLAGFYRDVLALQLGRSPETVANAEAMDGIRQIAGASHPEQSLRRIEAVLACRDALDHNVAPLLAVEAMTLALRAG; encoded by the coding sequence ATGACGGTATGGGACGACGTGGTCGGGCAGGCCCGTACCGTGGCCGAGCTGACCACTGCCGCGAGCCACGCGGCCGAGCTGGTGGACGGTGCGGTGACCGGGGCGGGGGCGGAGGGCGCCGCCGGGCCGGCCGTACGGGCGGGGTCGTCCATGACGCACGCGTGGCTCTTCACCGGTCCGCCCGGCAGCGGCCGGTCCACCGCGGCCAGGGCGTTCGCGGCGGCGCTGCAGTGCGTCAGCCCTGACAAGGCGCTCGGGGCGGCGCCCGGGTGCGGGTTCTGCGACGGCTGCCACACCACGCTCGTCGGCACCCACGCCGATGTGGAGGCGGTCCGTACCGACGTGCTCTCCATTGGCGTCAAGGAGACCCGGGACCTGGTGCGGCGCGCCTCGATGTCCCCGGCCGGCGGGCGCTGGCAGGTGATCCTGCTGGAGGACGCCGACCGGCTCACCGAAGGCGCCGCCAACGTGCTGCTCAAGGCGATCGAGGAGCCCGCTCCCCGTACGGTGTGGCTGCTGTGCGCCCCCTCGGTCGAGGACGCGCTGCCCACCATCAGGTCCCGCTGCCGGCTGCTGACCCTGCGCACGCCCTCGGTAGCGGACGTCGCCGACGTGCTGACCCGGCGGGACGGCATCGACCCGGGGCTGGCTGCGACGGTCGCGCGGGCCACGCAGGGTCACATCGGCCGGGCCCGGCGGCTCGCCTCCGACGAGTCCGCCCGCAGCCGGCGGGCGACCGTCCTGCGCCTTCCGCTGCGGGTCGCCGACATCGGCGGCTGCCTGCGCGCCGCTCAGGAACTCGTCGACTCCGCCACGGAGGACGCCAAGGCGGTCGCCGAGGGCGTGGACGCGAAGGAGACCGAGGAGATGCGGGCGGCGCTCGGCGCGGCGGCGGGCCTGGGCAGCCGTATGCCGCGCGGTACGGCGGGCGCGATGAAGGATCTCGCGGACCGGCAGAAGCGCCGCTCGACCCGTACCCAGCGCGACACCCTCGACCTCGCGCTGACCGATCTGGCCGGCTTCTACCGCGACGTGCTCGCCCTCCAGCTCGGCCGCTCCCCGGAGACCGTCGCCAACGCCGAGGCGATGGACGGCATCCGCCAGATCGCCGGCGCCTCCCACCCCGAGCAGAGCCTGCGCCGGATAGAGGCGGTGCTCGCCTGCCGCGACGCCCTCGACCACAACGTGGCGCCCCTTCTGGCAGTTGAAGCCATGACCCTCGCCCTCCGCGCCGGCTAA
- the trmB gene encoding tRNA (guanosine(46)-N7)-methyltransferase TrmB, with amino-acid sequence MDPIVSSAPVTVKFPAGPAPDPAGSRDEHRIRSFHARRGRITQAQAAAIERHWPRWGVELDGRPLDLAALFGSPDLPVVLEIGFGMGDATAAMAAADPGTGILAVDVHTPGQGNLLALADRAGLTNVRVANGDAIVLLRDMLPPASLSGLRVYFPDPWPKAKHHKRRLIQPEFLALVLPLLRPGSLVHCATDWEPYAEQMLEVLTATPGLTNAYGGFAPRPDFRPETKFERQGLAKGHVVRDLVFRRV; translated from the coding sequence ATCGATCCCATTGTGTCCAGCGCTCCCGTCACCGTGAAGTTCCCCGCGGGTCCGGCCCCTGATCCGGCCGGGTCGCGCGATGAGCACCGCATTCGTTCCTTCCACGCCCGCCGCGGGCGGATCACCCAGGCCCAGGCCGCGGCGATCGAGCGGCACTGGCCACGGTGGGGGGTGGAACTGGACGGCCGCCCGCTCGACCTGGCCGCGCTCTTCGGCTCCCCCGACCTGCCGGTCGTACTGGAGATCGGCTTCGGGATGGGTGACGCCACCGCCGCGATGGCCGCCGCCGACCCCGGCACCGGAATCCTCGCGGTCGACGTGCACACCCCCGGCCAGGGCAACCTGCTCGCGCTCGCCGACCGGGCCGGCCTGACGAACGTACGGGTGGCGAACGGCGACGCGATCGTGCTGCTGCGGGACATGCTGCCGCCGGCCTCGCTGTCCGGCCTACGCGTTTACTTCCCCGACCCGTGGCCCAAGGCCAAGCACCACAAACGCCGCCTGATCCAGCCGGAGTTCCTCGCGCTGGTGCTCCCGCTGCTGCGCCCGGGCTCGCTCGTGCACTGCGCGACGGACTGGGAACCGTACGCGGAGCAGATGCTGGAGGTGCTGACCGCGACGCCCGGGCTGACCAACGCGTACGGGGGGTTCGCGCCGCGGCCGGACTTCCGGCCGGAGACGAAGTTCGAGCGGCAGGGGCTGGCGAAGGGGCACGTCGTACGGGACCTGGTGTTCCGGCGGGTGTGA